tcatcatcagacactgatagcatcatggctgaaaatgagaatCATGATAGAGAAATGGggaatccaaacaggacacttagagaatatTTTCAGCTTGTTAGAACTAGCACACCCTCATGCATAATTCAACCTTTGAatgcaaacaattttaatttcaaacctggaATGATTCCATTAATTCCACATTTTCATGGCATGGATTCTGAGAAcccttatttgcatatcaaagagtttgaagaggtttgttctACATTCATGGACCGGACTTGCACTAAGGAGGTTATAAGGCTTAAGTTGttcccattttctttaaaagataaagctaaaacatggttgaattcattGAGACCTAGAACCATACGTACATGGCAAGAGATGCAAGcaggatttttgaaaaaattcttcccaatacagaggacaaatgctttgaaaagacagatcatgaatttttctcaaaaggattctgaaactttttattaatgttgggaaagattcaaagatctattagattcatgtccacaccatggttatgaacattggcgtgtgattagttttttttttatgaaagtttgacacctaaaatgcgccaatttgtacaaaccatgtgtaatggaaatttttttgaCAAAGAGCCTGAGGAGacgtttgaatattttgattatcttgctGGAAATGCCCAAACTTGGGACACAACTGATGTGCATGATAGGTCTAGGCAAGTTGAGTCTAGTCATGgaaaatatactttaaatgaagatgaagatttgTGTGCGAAATTAACTTTGTTGCCTAGAAAAGTGGAAGCCGtggaattgaagaaagtaaataaaGTGCATGCTGTCCCTAAATTTTCTGAGAAGGGTGACATATGTGAGGATCGTGGGCATTCAACTGATGAATATCCCACGATCCCTGCTTTCAAGGAAGTGTTATTGGACCAATCTAATGATTCTGGTCCTTAAACTAATTCTTATGATCCAGGATGGATGAGCCACCCAAATCTCAGTTGGAGGGGTGACCAACATGTAACTTCAGCAACCTTGGCCCCGGAGCCCTCTCAACTGGCAATTCAAGCACCTCCAATGCAAAAGAAGGGATTTGAAGATACAGTTCAGCATCTGAGTATGACACTTCAACAGTTCATGCAAGTTCAAGCAACACTCAACAATCAgaattcattggcaattaatGACATACGGAGTTCCCTCACAAGGCTAACTACATCTTTAAGTACCCAAGAGGAGggtaaatttcctgcacagTCACAACCAAATCCACAAGGGCAGCCTCATCAAGTGCAAGCAATAAGTGAGGATCCTACCTTAAAGTCGGTCAAAGCGGTGACTACTTTAAGAAGCGGTAaggtggtagacattccagcacATGAGCCATACAATTCTGGTAAGGTCTCTAACCCTTCTAATAAAGATGGAGAGCATGTTTCTGATGAGCATGAGAAAATTCATTGTCCTATACCTGCTCCTTTTCCTCAGCGATTGGTTCCGTTGCATAAAGatgactttgaattttttgattgttttgcagattcttctttaccacttcaagAGACTAAGcaaatgccttctgaatggtccacccaaaatAAACGTCGATTTCTCTccgagcaaagaaaacagtttcaaaaattttgcaaatcccgatggagtgggccgtacattgtaaatcccagggaagtgtcttgatttgtttttcctcctttacagttttctttacttgctttgtttttatttgctttgattttatatttcatgttgattgtttgttttgcttgctgaGTTCTGTGCAccttgttttctttcgttcgattcattgaggactatgtctctcactagttggggggtgtggactgaagaaaacggtgcgttagtagacactgtagatagttgaaaaaataatcggatccgtccgtgacctaaCAAGTgtagctggagatttgaaaaaaatcgcctgatgttgttgacaaacgagattggaGGCTCCaagtttctaagaaatgtcattttcaccgaaatcacattactttttgacttggatgatagctcgtctggttctttgtgctatctctataaaatcagtcctgaacttcatccaatccgcatcaagttttcttctcatctctataactcatctgcattctgtcaacattctcgttttaagccttctattcctttgtcaatggctcattcttctaacatttctctagatccatccatgaggcattctgcatctcaacctcttgtcctttctgcagctaccattggtgccatgttgcaacaagagaatacgagtatggctaataagtcagactccgatgctatctatgacttggtgagtcttgggactcgctactcatcctccattgttgctttttcccagcgggtacaagccaaaaaccatgaggttgaaaggcttaaagaacaaattgttgtacttcaacgaattgttcaagagtctcacataagggaaggaatcattcggcaggaGAATAAAcggttgaaatctctattagattcttcattccgcttgccagttcccatgaatagggatgacatgatactgtatgaagagaatgagcgtctcaaacaggaggctaagaacctcaagtttatgtaaaaaaaaaaaaaaaaaattctttcttgcttgttttgcattttgtttattttgttttgagtccactactctggaggatcctgcttgctttttgcattttgcattttgtttgttttgtttttctttcttttgctttttgtgtttttaactttgacagaaatctactccttgtgtacactcgaatatctcaggtgaaattttttttcctctctgtttaatcattttcatctcaatatatgttctacagtgtttatcttgctccaattcatgtctgtataacatacatcatcaaacattcaattactgaacattgaggacaatgtcacatttagttggggggagggttttctgttgaaaatttattagtacctaaaaaaaaatatatatatatatataaataaataaattaaaataaaataaaaaataaaaaataaattgtgagggacattgaaacaaaaataattaacacacacttctggcatttttgtgaaatttgagtatcttggtggagtagttgagcggaattattttgtgaagatttattttcaaccttaagcatagaacatgacttatgatgcatcatattttgttgaagagtgacttgaaacaccgggatgcgatatttacaaaaatgagaattagtatgatttatatagaatgaagggcaagttttgaaagaacattttgcacatgcttacacttgtagtgttcctcattaatgttcattgatttaaaacaggagaagtaaactgcaggactaccgagccgtataaaaaataaaaaaaaaataataattaaaaaaaaaaagagaaagaaagaaagaaagaaaaaaaaaagaaaaaaaaatcatgtaatttttcctgaataaagggctagaaacagttacccaaaactttgggggttgaatgttcaacctttaaacagagttggcgtgaaaactgctagtcccttaggctttgaggtagttagaatcaataatgattaatcttaaggttgaaaaatcctatgataaatcatgtttattagtgaggaacacacagaagtttagccacacacacatatccgagttctgagacatttgccctaattctatgtgaacaattgttgagactttccttatacaactcctggtgttgaatagtcacgaatcaattttttgtgagaattcagaattatgtttgattgtttttgtttgaatttcgagctttatgacattttcatctcaattaatttttcactattttgctcaaggattagcaaaaagctagttggagggtgtgattgagctgaaatattgcatgttttagctatttaaaaccaatatattttaaattcttcgtgacactattattggttttagataaaaaaatgattaataagcataaatacgagttgtgatttttaattgattgatatcatgtttatgcttaattatgatttaatgagacaatatttcctcacatatatagtctatttttgataatttatttttgagtgttatttctttcttcttattttcagtttaaataaaattcaaaagagatccggttggaacttatgataaaaaatgcatactaattgagaggaagcttggcagctgaaaaggaagacacaaaatgaagaatcaatGTCATACAAAGAGTTGACATGTGctgagaagaaagaaggaagtgttgtgctggaaagtGATGAGATTGTATTTTACTGAAAAGTGAAGTGCAGGTGAGTGAAAGAAGTGAAAGAAGGGAGAGAGGAATCGGTGCATGAGCTGGAAATACGTGTGGAAAAAGGGgtgcaaaagttgaaagaagaaaggctgtggaataaaatgataggagagtggatgagtgtgtatgaattttcaacaaagttAGTGGAAGAGTGGAACCGGAATTGAAGGAAATTGattcaatatttaaatgatttttcaagaGGCAGCTAAGTGGAGTAGTTAGCTgggattaattaaatattcagtGCATGATTTGAGCGGGACCAACCGGTGGAATTAGTGGAattaaatgattcttcaagaggtTCGGCTATTGATTTTTCTGCTATAAAAAGAAAGGACGACAAAAGAGGGAGAAGAAAGAGGGACGGACACATGGGGAGAGGTGGGGGAAGAGACACGGAAAGAAGAGAtaggaaaggagaaaaagtgagtagagagggagagtaatGAGTGGAAGGGAATTGTGTTAGTTGAGATAGGAATTTACGTGGgccctcattaaagaaaagaaggtgaGATGAGAGAATGGAATAATTTGATTGGCTTCTTGGTTGATGGTAGAAGGTGCAGCTGAGATTGAAGGAGTGAAAGGAGTGGGGTCGGTCTAAAGTAGAATTGtgctgaaagtgaaagaaagtaGTGCATGAATATAGTGAGTGTGAGAAGTGATGTGTGGGGTCggtttggtagagaaagaaagtgccgattggtttaagaaaggaaagaaaggaggaGAGTAGAATCCTTCTAGCTGGAGTGAGACCGGCTGTTGAGAGAAGGGAACGTGGGGTACGTAGGATGAAAAGAGAAGGATAGAGTTGGGATGATTGCAGAGGGAAGTAGAGAGGAAAGTCGGTGGGATTAGAAGCTGGTATATTTTCTGATTTCATTGGATTTACTTGGATGTGAGAGAAGTGgtcggtgcatgattaaatggGGTCTTCCGCTGGCTTTAGACGAAAAAGGAAGGAGCTAGTTTGGTTTTAGACGAAAAAGAAGGAGCTGGTTTGAAGCAAACGGACTGTCTTGGACGGAAGAAGAGCTACGGAACGGACTGGTCTTtaggggagtttttttttttattcaatttcctgttttatgatctaaattgttttcattttagcttgagttttattttaatattatcatggataatgtttacttaatttctatagtatttgtaataaatatgtttggctaaattttcatactaaggttagaggtgaagtttaatgatttacatattgtttccgaatccacgtaaaatttattctacgagcttgatcgattgaaagattttattattggatattttgattatctatatactcgtcttgattcattgtgattttcgaatacagtgaatgcttgaggaatccctgtggtattcaaatagatttgtaaatgttttaatcaatcAATCGTTCACACTcgatcataagcgtctgtttttcttgatcttaaatgctaaatcttccaattaaacggaatcattattctagtttaattgaagtaaatcaatcggaaacaatatcataaattattagacggatcctcgaaaccttagtctttctccacatctttatattcgatagtacgtttcttttagtaatttcgtttcattgtctgaatttattttctttatcacaaaagtcaatccctgtggattcgatcctgtaagatactacaacacctgtatacttgcaggtaaaactgcacttaatttttggttcattaatttgagtcagagtttagtcgcaacaacagttaaattcaaagtataaagtctattgtcttcatgatcaaactcttcttcttcctttatgacctttactccatcaaccacttttgttggaatataagatccatttacaatgcatttccagatttctcgaacttgagcctgaaggaatattcttattctaactttccagaatgagtaattgtgtgatgacccgcttttacgtgtattttcactgaaggagtgtttttaatttaattaatatattggtttatttattttaaattaatgcgTTTTaactggtttttaatttattggatgttgtgttttatttatttagtcgttttacggtttttaatctcattttcggcggatctgtttaggtttccggagtgagaattggacctcatttcttttcttctctttttctttttcccttttcctttttctttcccttcttttctttcttttctttctttttctccttctttttcCCCGGTTCCTCTCTCCCCGCGAGCTACTCCTTCTCTTTTCCCCTGCCCGTCGCCGCCTGTTTACCAGCACCgtgcgccgccgtccggccaccgtgtagtgcaccatcaccaccattctcttccccttccaccagagatcatcctcaccaattttcagagccatcggaccagccgttagccgccacgagcccctggaagtcacagcATCTGTCCTGTTTTtgtcccctgtcgccggttgctttcgcagcccagaaccgcccacccagttttcttcccctctcaccggtgaacatccccaccaagttccacctccatctgagccaccattagccaccaCAAGCTCCGCCAAGCCACACGGtctttcaccgattccggcgccgtcgcaccacctccggccaccatctcttcacagtttcttcccctacctcttgctgacctaacccacccaattccggcctcgatctgttgccgaagcagctcccacgagctcaactccgtttagcCCTTTTTgaccttcctccgccgtttccacctccacccacggccaaaactcgtttcccttagcttcataaatatctcaagacctttccctatcaatcccaagctctggtttgtccccgttcaaaagtgggtattttacaacccacggccatagtgaattttcactgttacgttgctttttctccgccgtttgcaacgccgcaagctttctaaaaataccgtatagcgctgtaagtattttccaaaccctattttcagatttaaatatatattgctctttcaataatttatctgctggttggttgattccggactgagtccgaggagttcgggggtcggatggatggaggacggagttgcttgttttattgatttatgttggttggttatttttgtgcattgatatggcattacatggtgcatgcacgtgtgtttttgtttaagtgtgaaaagcctgtttattggcgtaagtggacttacgagtgcgtgtgtatcacgaccccaagccgggatgaggtattatctcggtggagctcctctggtcactcgggagcggaataaactgagtgacgtcccctgggttatcgctgggcgacgacgggagcggggctaggggatgcttggctacgaacacgcggggcgtggaactgggcatcgctcgttaggtgtcacgtgcgtggtggtactctgcggtgtggcactgtagccagggtgtgcggatgacccctaggggaggtcatggtgcatacggataaaatgaataatggtttgagatggatatgggccaaatgtgacttttggcgtgatatttggaaaggatatgttttgggccaaatgggatttttggcgtgtgtggaaaaatatggttttatgggttttgtgcattgggcatacttcatgcatattgtttgagttctatatgtttttatctggtggtgtttggattttacttacctgcggtaccatttttggttccgtagattttggtgcaggtttcgaggatgaggaagaggaggccgagcccgaggatgcggctccgccgggttgctgatgttatgttttgtatttggttttaaatctatgtttgtatcttgtaatattttatttatgtatgttttaaacagcttgtattatattaagaaaaattctggtacttagttatatggctttcgttatccgctgcgtgtttctttgtgcacatatgttgcttttgcacacacttgacactcgtcgttagggtggtgacccgggttgtcaccatccggacgtctcgattttcccgtgtccgtgcgtggggatttgggggcgtcacaggtggtatcagagcggtttggctctgggtaaaaccacatgtcccgtaggtagtaccagaatatttttaaagttgtgttttaaaatttattttaagtatagtttctatttgacatgttttatctgttttatttatttgagcttgtttgcttgtctttatttatttagttgtgttatttcatgctggtttctttcgtttcttgctatgtgattttgtgtttttggtttttggttttatgttgttggttttatttgtttttcttaaagggggtcaaaggttgtgttgtggcaggaatgcgatataatcgaggatactattattaggcatgaacatttagtgtagtaggcttgaaatttttgcgatgtggtttgcttgtatgatgttgaggtctgaagggaatgtcatggtttaggcaatctttgtaaggtgggaactcacgtagcaatgaggagaggaattagctttaagtcgcttaagatgactgaggtcaaggttttgtagaatttatgtaacgaggcaATAGTATAGGATAGGGTAGgctcaacgaactttaaggatatgtttaagggaattttatttaaggtttggggtcttttgctgctgtgacctggcagcgctttaaga
This is a stretch of genomic DNA from Carya illinoinensis cultivar Pawnee chromosome 15, C.illinoinensisPawnee_v1, whole genome shotgun sequence. It encodes these proteins:
- the LOC122297703 gene encoding uncharacterized protein LOC122297703, whose amino-acid sequence is MSHPNLSWRGDQHVTSATLAPEPSQLAIQAPPMQKKGFEDTVQATLNNQNSLAINDIRSSLTRLTTSLSTQEEGKFPAQSQPNPQGQPHQVQAISEDPTLKSVKAVTTLRSGKVVDIPAHEPYNSGKVSNPSNKDGEHVSDEHEKIHCPIPAPFPQRLVPLHKDDFEFFDCFADSSLPLQETKQMPSEWSTQNKRRFLSEQRKQFQKFCKSRWSGPYIVNPREVS